The following is a genomic window from Parabacteroides johnsonii DSM 18315.
GATAGAAATTCCGCGTGCCGCACTGACTGCAGACCGTATCGCTTCTTCTGCCGAGTTCTTTTCGTTCGGAACAAATGACTTGACACAGATGACCTTCGGTTATTCGCGCGATGATATCGCTTCTTTCCTGCCGGTTTACTTGGAAAAGAAGATTCTGAAAGTCGATCCGTTCCAGGTTCTCGATCAGAATGGAGTGGGGCAATTGGTTCGTATGGCTACCGAAAAGGGCCGTGCCATCCGTCCGGACCTGAAATGTGGTATCTGTGGCGAACATGGTGGTGAACCTTCCTCTGTGAAGTTCTGCCATAAAGTAGGACTGAACTATGTATCCTGTTCACCGTTCCGCGTTCCGATCGCACGTATCGCGGCGGCACAGGCTGCAATAGAAGACTGATAAGGAAGTAAAATAAAGACTGGCATGAGAATATAGTTTCATTAGTATGAAATTGAAGTTCCGTGCTTATGAAACTCTTGTTTCATTGGCATGGAACTCTTGTTTTATGCAAGAGCTATGGTTGTTTTACTGAAATAATTTGCTGGAAACTTGCCGGAGAATCACAAAATAGTGTACATTTGTCTTCTGATGATGAACGAATAAACAATATCTACGTATGGAGCGGTATTTAATAATTAAGACGAGAGATGAATTATTGCGTATTAAAATAGGGCAGATCCTCTATTTTGAAGCAGACAGAAACTATACTAAGCTGTTATTGTCCAATGGTATCCAATTCACGTTTGCCATAAATATCGGGAAAATAGAAGAATTGTTGGAAACGCAGGTAGCCGGCAGTAATGCAATTTTGATGCGTGTGGGTAAAAGCCATATCATCAATAAAAACCATATCCTGCAAATAAACCTTCCGAAACAGAAGCTGCTGTTGCTCATGCAAGACGGAAAGCCGAAGGAATTGGTAATATCCAAAGATCCGTTGAAGATTCTGAAAGAAACACTCGAAAAGGAAATGCGGAAACCTGAAGAACCAAAAGTTGTTACGGAATGATCATCAGGATTGGAAAAGCAAG
Proteins encoded in this region:
- a CDS encoding LytTR family DNA-binding domain-containing protein; this encodes MERYLIIKTRDELLRIKIGQILYFEADRNYTKLLLSNGIQFTFAINIGKIEELLETQVAGSNAILMRVGKSHIINKNHILQINLPKQKLLLLMQDGKPKELVISKDPLKILKETLEKEMRKPEEPKVVTE